AGTGGCCCACGTGGGGCGCGGCCCAACCACGCGATAATGGCCCACGATGGGGAGGCCCACGCGCGCTGGCCACTTATGTGAAAACACACCTAAACAAACTGCTATTCTCCTAACTACTATGCGGCCTATTCCTACAGTTGGGACTTAACCAAACTAGCCCTCAGAATAATCCCTCTTTACAATGGCTAGGTCCACCCCTGCGCGCACCGACGTGGCGACGACGGCACTGGACCACCATGCCTGCGAACCAAGACCCGCTCCACCCTAGATAGCGAGCCGAACAACACCTACAACCCTAGAGCCTACCCTAGCCGAGTTTATAGGGGCGAcagagctcgtggaagtggcggCCACGGCATGCGGCCATACACGACGGTGGTGTGATCACACTAACCACCCTAAGCCACCGCGGGGAGAGCTGGCAAACTCTAAAGCTCCACTAATGTACCCTAGTTGCTATTGTGGTGATGGTTTGGCTGGGATTCCCCGAACCGAGCTGGCCACATGCGATGGTGGGATGCGGCGGCGCACTGTGGTGACACCATCGTGTCAACGACCAAGGCGGGCCGGTAGCGGCAAGGCTGAGGTGCATGGGGTGGAGGAAGGATCTAAGCAAAGGTAATGGTGCAGCTAATTGGGCAGCGAGCGACGGGCGAGCGAGCTGTCCATTCCCACAGCCAAGCACGGCCTTAACGGCTTGCCGGGGCAGAAACGCCAAATTGGTGCCTGACCGGCCATCATCAAGACTATAGGTGGCATAGGCGGTGAGAGGACAAGACAGCGTAGGTGTGGACAAGGCAAATTGAAGAGAGGTGACTTCTTTCTGGCACGCTCGTGGGTGCAAGGCGACGGTGGCGGCATAGAGAGAAGCGGGGGCACACGGGTGGAAGGTACGGCTATGGGACCCATCATACTTCAACTAGGGTGCATCTTGGTAGGGTGCGGGTGTCATGGCCGAGGGATCCTTTCCCCAAACACATTGGATGAGCGAGCGCATCGGCGATAGCCATGGCCCGCACGCTGTGGCACCATTAATGGCATCGCGATGGTGCGCAAGGCCACGTGGATGGCACCCACTCAGTTAGAGAGGAATAGCGCAGCGCAGACATGATGTGATGTAATGCAAGGTAGTGACATGGCAAAGCAGAGCAGCCAGGCGGTAGTGGACCGGCCAGGGTGTCGGGCCCATGATGGCAATGGTAGGGCATGGCGGGGTAGAGCGGCCAAGCCAAATGGCCCCTAGTGTCTTGGCGAGCATGGCGATGCGCGTGTGCGTGTGCATCGGATGGCCAACGCTATGACACTGAGTGCCCGAGGCATGGTGACCATGCCCACGCATTGAAACCGGTCGGGAACATGCCATGCACACTTTTTAAAAGCATCCTAAAAATCCAATTTGATGATTCAATTGCCAAACCACCTATGCTATACTTAAGAGGGCATGtttggctactaaaacaagccctaataccccatcactccttaacccaattgcTCTACAAAAAATGCCAAACTTAGCCTTGTCAAATCATTTTTCAGACTTAcgaaatcgactaagtcttgatcggattcgcgtcaCATTCGATTTCAAAGCTATTAGGTAcactagctagtgaattcattttttgactgtaggtatttcatcatcatctacaaggttcatacttccaactttactaaagttatgtatatacgttctatagtgttttcatTCAATAAAAATTTGCGAACATCCATACTTGAAAATTTTATACGTCACGAATGACCTTTTGTTAAGCATTTCCGTTGGTCGTTTTAAGTTACGTAAATTGATTCAcacactatattacatacattgacacataaccatgatgctcatgacatgttttagcaaaagattttacaatgtaacaccgagagtgttacaaatctacccccctaaaacaaaatcacaTCTTGAGATTTCATGTGCGTAGTGTGGGAAAAGAGCTAAGGAATACATTTCAAAATAAACAACTACCTTGATGTACCAGaaagaagatggggataatgctctaggatgtaactttcttgctcccacattGCTTCACCTTTCGAGTGGTTTTACCATtgaaccttgtagaacttcaccacattgttcctagtcactctttctttctcatctaagatcttgacaggatgctcaatatacatcaagtcaggctagaggggaagtccttcaatttccatagcttcattagGTActcgcaaacatttcttcaactgagatacatggaacacatcgtgtatcGCTGATAAAATATCTAGGAGTTGGAGACGATGAGCAACTAGGCCACACTGCCTCAAAatcttgtaaggacccacatatcaaggagctagcttgccatgaacaccaaaccgatgcacccctctcataggagacaccttgaggtacacatgatccccaactacaaactgcaaaggtcttcttcgcttgtccacataagctttctatcggctctgagctgccttcaaatgactctgaataatactgacttgctcttgagcttctttgataaaattaggcccaaaatatccatggtctcccaattcaacccagttaagtggtgtcctacatttcttcccatatagagcttcaaagggtgccatacgaatgctttcttgatagctattgttgtaggaaaactcagctaagttcaagcattcgtcccacttctcaggaaaagaaatggtagaagctctcaacatatcttcaagtacctagttgaccctttctatttggccatcagtctatggatgataggATGAACTATGGAGGAGGCTAGTACCAAGACACTCCTAGAGCTGCTCCCAAAAATGGGAGACAAAGatggaccctctatcagagatgatagtgagaggaactccatggagggtcacaatccggtcaaaatacaGCTTGGCATACCTTCTAGCTGAATATCTAGAATCCACTGGGAgaaaatgagctgacttggtaaggcgatcctcaatgacccaaatagagttataacccttggatgtgcggggtaaacccacaatgaaatccatggaaatatcttcccatttccaaacaggaatgggcaagggctacaaatatcctagggtatgcatgtggtctgccttaactctcccacaagtgtcacactccgtggcatacttggtgatatcctgcttcatattagaccaccaatacaagtggcacaaatcatggtacatcttgttactgccaagatggatagacaacttggaatggtgagcttcagtcaaaatcttccttctaagctcctcatttgatggcaccaccaatctattcttgtaccttactaccccttgctcatcaatactaaactgaggaccatgccctttggcaattagtttcttgatgtgaggaatttttgaagtatcttgcctttgctctataataagctgctcaagtaaatctgagactaaggcaatgtgagctagcacctcagcaaggttgagagacaaaggtgtttcttcagcCTGATATGACTTCCGACTCAAAGCATTAGCTACCATATTAGCTTTTCTggggtggtaatgtacctccaagttataatccttgattaattccaaccatctcctttgccttatattcaactcggattgagtgaaaatatatttgaggctcttgtgatctataaaaatgtgtactttgtttcccaacagataatgcctccaaatttttagagcatgcaccacggcagccagctctaaatcatgggtgggataattcacctcatgttTTTTAGttggcatgaagcataagctatcacctgcccatcctgcataagcacacatcccaaccccgtctttgaggcatcacaatatacatcaaaaggtctgtcaatatctggttgggccaggacaggagcagtggtaagaaatttcttcaaagtttggaaggcttcttcactgGGCTCCAAACAAACTAGGAATCTTTCTAGGGTAGCTTCTTCACTGGGCTCCAAACAAACTAGGAATCTTTATAACTATCCGCTTGATTAGGCGGGAGATAGCTGAGGGCTGAGTAGACTGGGTAGGCTAGTTTTGTGGACACACCTGGGCATaatggccttccttgccacacatGAAACATGCACCAAGCTTGTTCCCCCATCCTTGATGAGGTGGGGCCTACTGTCCCTGAGGCTGCTAatgttgcacctactgagtaggtgcacgatacTGAATGGAAGGAGCCTGAAAGGTCAGCTGAGACTATCGAAATGAATGCCCACTCAAAGACTCATAGGGCACCCGCCTGACAACTTGTACCTTCTACGcctaggggtgactagaagacccaataGCCACCTGCTTGCACTTCCATTCTGCCTGAGAGTCACACTATaatccctccatggcaatagcagcgttCATCATCGCCCTAAAGGTCTGGTAGTTTCCTGTATATAACTCCTTCTATAAgatgcaagagaggccacgatagaagcaatccctcttcttctcatccgtATCAACGTGAGTCCCAGCATATTGCGAtaagtggttgaacttgttgacatagtccatcatgAACATGCTTCCTTGCCTCAGGTCTAGAAACTCTGTCAACTTCCTGTTTAGAACTACAGTCAgaatataatactctctgaaggccatagtgaactcctgccaggtcacctggtgatccaccggctgcatggcattaaatgtgttccaccatgcactagcagatcCCAATAGTTGTTGCACTGCAAAGCGCATcttctgctcctcagttatggtgagaagcagaaacttttgctctagaatgcaaagccaatgctccacatctagaGGTTCAGCCGTcggtgtgaacatgggtgggtgtgtctttaagaaatcctgataagagtagggtcccttaggaccataggcaccacccctgttcccaccattgcccccgtggcctccatGGGCGAAGCCACCGATAGCATGTGCCAGCAGCTCCATCGCACGGGCTAACTTGcgacgagcagccaacatctccgccatcatctctaCATGAGTTATCGGAGGTGGCgatggcggcggaggaggagccagaagtggggcctcatggctctccccattgtcgTTCCCATTGCCCCGACCACTTTCACCTTAGCcttcgccatggccatggcccgCTCCTGCACTAGTGCTCCCACGACCGGACCTCAAGTTCATCTAAAAAAtataggaaccaaccatttaggacaaccctctagatcaggaacaagagattagagaaataaTAAAACATTTATTAAAACATTCTTtttgttatcctatcaatttactaatccaaattatacgtgtaggggaaatttagtttaagcaagattatcCATTCATGATGTATGCATCGGCCtttacgttcactcaagccggattATAGCGGCTTTCGcaagatttttggcacatcgcacactcactttccgtatgctaatGATTTCTTACGtagcgtaagtcagtgtacctgcaaaaAACTAATTAGgtaaaactagtgccgctatcctagatagaccatatttctagggcttatacttatttacataattttatcgcatcctactttttgcaaaacttttgttggtcaaattttaagctttagaaaagagtgatgaaactcatagactcattattggctctggtaccaactatggcagaaccacccaaaataacatacttacggaggcgcttgtcttccactagacactaagcaccccgagagccAGCTACATTGGGcggattccatcgagcacaccccaagggagagctcgaataatccacattttttcctcaagatccaataatgagaacgagtttacattacttagtccatttcatacattcagagttcttagaaatatattattacagtaccaaattcagagtgcggaaatttAACAGCgaaatgaaaagaaacatctatcgataatatataaGGATTCGtttatgcccaccagaagaatccttcacacaatggctactcctcaagcagtaccttcaacaggggtaaataaaccctgagtacacaatgtactcgtaagacttatccaactagtgggaataagttcccgactccaaggaatatgataagctttatgactTGTTGGGTTCCTTTTTTttatagaaagcaatactaatagtgagtccttatgtaTGTTAATCATTAGcattcatgattagttcattatcaaaccattctatgtaagcacctattctacttttaagcaagagttgaggaAATAGTTCCATTTCACCTCCTTttctctttcagttcttactatggtgctagagtgtagacaagtcgtaccggattacccAATGATCCATGAATCAATGTgctcagctgggtaccccaaaacacacgtcccgattataccctaggcacaagcaggaccaacccgccactctcctgtcatggggtccaggtcccgtccaaacttagactatAAGCCCCCGTTTCTGAATCCCAAACTTagggtggtgcttagacctccaccatcccggcCTCCAATCAGTCTatccggaaagagccgaaacccatgccAAGAGAGCAAAAAGCCTTCCCTAGgcctatacccaagtatgtgctcgggataataagtctatgacttgcctagagtccaatgcaacAGCTGGTCCTTAACTAACTTAGACagggaaatagtgtaaccaagctatgcctcgttggccacagaacacaacctcttacacacaccaatacccaaaccatatccctgcttggtctctattttccttttaccattttatcatgagtgataataataatcacctattgtgagcaacgacaggttgctcacgctaccgaaatcctgagcatagcaactacttgacctatgctagtaggactcataggtaggtatatctatgcatgtagtttccataaaatgcatatAACGTTAATGCacatcccatatatatatattcagatatcattcaaaataagggttatgcaccagggcttgccttgggcaggcggggtgtcaacaaagtcagcaactgaagacactggggctccctcctgtatgagaatctcctcctcgtactcttcaatgatctgctcgtactcctgctcgcccgcaggcatgaactctaccaactcgttatctgcATGCAACTCTTAATAATACTACAACAGCAACTCTtacaataaaaatacatctatcaagctactaagctagctctatcgACTAAGACGCTAAGTTGCCTATCATTTTCACTAAACAGGTacgaaacatttcatgtattaactaagcaactaaaggcattcttacagTTAATATCGATttaagtactagctactctatttatcatcctattctaaggctacaaaaattaaagTGATCATACAATAATCTAAtggacctactgtaaaaatttcatattcaAAGCTATAaccaatttgccacaagaattcctacaattattaatctaaatgaTATTAGCACttccaaatgatttaatagaccttagcatcaacacAGACATAAATAAACTAATCATACTATCAGGTAGAccacatttttaggaactcaacagaatttatttcataatttttggctaCTTATGTcaattgatattaatttccaaagttcaacTTATAATGTAAATTATAAAGCTAATTCTATCCTTTATAAAATGGAAAATGAAATCTAACTCGCGCGGCCCACGAACGAGTGGCGCGGCCCACTCCCGCGTAGTGCGCGCGCGCATGTGACCCAccggcgcggcccacgcggggCGTGGAACAACCGTGCGACAATGGCCCGCGATGGGGAGGCCCCCGCGCGCTAGCCACTTATGCAAAAATGCCCCCAAACAAATTGCTATTCTCCTGACTACTATGCAGCCGATTCCTACAGTTGAGACTTAAGCAAACTAGCCCTCGGAACAATCCCTCTTTACGACAGCCAGGTCCTTAGGCCACCCCCACGTGCACCGGTGTGGTGGTGACAGCACTGGACCACCAACACCGGCCAACCCAAACCCAATCTGCCCTAGATAGCGAGCCGGACAGCACCTACAACCCTAGAGCCTACCCTAGCCGAGTTTACAGGGGCGAcggagctcgtggaagtggcggCCACGGTGCACGGACATACGTGACGATGGCGCGAGCACGCTAGCCACCCTAAGCCACCACAGGGAGAGCTGGATAACTCTAAAGCTCCACTAACGTACCCTGGTTGCTGCTGTGGTGATGGTTTGGCTAGGGATTCCCTGAACCGAGCTGGCCACGTGAGATGGTGGGATGCGGCGGCGCACTGTGGTGACACCATTGCGTCAGCGACCAAGGCAGGCCGGTAGCGGCAAGGCTAAGGTGCACGGGGTGGAGGAAGGACCTAAGCGAAGGTAATGGTGCATCTAATTGGGCAGCGAGCGATGGGCGAGTGAGCTGTCCACGCCCACGGTCATGCGTGGCCTTAACGGCTCACTAGGGCGGAAACACCAAATTGGTGCCCGACCAGCCATTATCAAGGATGCGGGTGGCACAGGCGGTGAGAGGACAAGAGAGCACAGGTGCAGACGAGGTGAATTGAAGAGAGGTGACTTCTTTGTGGCGTGCTCGCGGGCACAAGGCGACAGCGGTGGTAGAGAGAGAAGCAGGGGCACGCGGGCGGATGGGACGGCTGTGGGACCCATCAGACTTCAACTAGGGTGCGTCTTGGCGGGTGCGGGTGTCGTGGCCGAGGGATCCTCGCCCCAAATGCATTGGACGAGCGAGCGCATCGACGACAGGTCGTGGCCCGCGCGCTGCGGCACCATTAATGGTGTCGTGACGGCGTGCAAGGACACGCGGACAGCACCCACCTGGTCAGAGAGGAACAGCGCAGCGCAGCACAAACACAACGCGATGCAATGCAAGGTAGTGACACGGCGAAGCAAAGCGGCCAGGCGGCAGCTGACCAGCCAGGGCGTCGAGCTTGCGATGGCAACAGCAGGGCGCGACAGGGCAGAGCGGCCAGGCCAAATGGCCCCCAGTGTCCCACCGAGCACGGTGATGCGCAtgtgtgcgtgcgtgcatgcatgtGAGTGCATGCGCATGTGCGTCAGACGACCAATGCTATGACGCCAAGTGCCCGAggcatggtgaccgcgcccacgcgaTGAAACGGGCCGGGAACGTGCCATGCACACTTTTTTAAGCGTCCTAAATATCCAATTCGATGATTCAATTGCCAAACCACTTATGCTATACTTAagagggcatgttaggctactaaaacaagccctaataccccTTCATTCCTTAACCCAattgctctacaaaaattgccaaacttagccttgtcaaaccatttttcaaacttatgaaatcgactaagtcttgatcggattcacatcacattcgatttccaagctataaggtacgctagctagtgaattcatttttcaactataggtatttcatcgtcatctacaaggttcatacttccaactttactaaagttttgtatatacattctatagtgttttcgttcaacaaaaattcacaaacatcCGTACTTGAAAATTTAATACGTCACGAATGACCTTTCGTTAAGCATTTCCGTTGGTCATTTTAAGTTACATAAATTGATTCAcacactatattacatacattcacatataaccatgatgctcatgacatgttttagcaaaagattttatagtgtaacaccgagagtgttatATTTTCcgaccaacagagcccatgcacttgatctctaccttgtcttatggGCAGGGCATGCTTCAAGCAAAGTATGGAGAGTTAGTTGATTCTCCAAATTTCTACAAGTGttctgaacctgtcaaaccaTAGTCCAAACTCAAAATCAAGACAGGTTTGGTGAAAAAATGTGACATTACCATTGgaggcgtcatcacaagaatcctcatcttcagagcaaaCCGAGGAACTTGATCAATGACTTCATAAGGAGAAGTCCAGTTCGATggacttaaaacaccaaaccctcacctatagagctagcttgggggagaaacACTCCCATGTATCcaagtaagtattctttccccttttattttagtttttagtatcttttaaatagttaaaaaataatgaatgaaaaacaaaataaaaagttatctatatagtaataatgtgtgatctagtaaaattgaaaacaaaataaaaggtgtgtctagtttgctttaatttgtttttaagagttgttagcaaataaagaggactcataataatctcttaaatggaaattatgaatagttgctctgctgtaattcctttcaagtacctagttttcagccttgaattctcccaagttttggataagattgatttgatataaagatttactctgaacttgaaactcgtgggtagcgaatgtttgatctaagtctaggtaattgacagatatgatatgagaaggtctgagctgctgtttatcttgtctcccaagtatgaggggtgtcttcatgtcttcCTTCATGTCAAGTACCACAAAATCTACTAGAACAAAGAAGTTTATTATTTTTACTAGAATATTTTTGGCAATTCCTGCAGGGTAGCAAACCGATTGGTTGGCTAGTTGCAGGCAtgaatagttgagcttgtcgaaaaccttcttgggcatgacactgacgcttgctccaagatcgcataGCGCATTCTTAAAATTCTAGTTTCCGATCGAATAATCAATCATGGGATAtcctagatccttcttcttcactagcgatgtgtttaggatggccgcactacactcctccGTTAACTTGATTTCCTTAGTGGTGGGCAGTGGTCTTTTGTTATTCAGAATGTCTCGGAGATACTTCGCGTAGGTAGGTtcctgtatggcatctagcaaaggaatattgatatataacttttgaattaccccTACAAACTTACCAAACCGCTCATCCATTTTAGCTTTTCGATTTCTTCATGGAAATGGTAGGCGGTtggtgtcatgaaaatcttgcaTCATTTCTTGTGGCTCAACTTCTTCAAGTTCATTGTCCTTCTCCTCTTGTGCTACTGCCGATGTCTTACCTGTCCTTGTCGGATATGGGGGATCATGGGTAGGCTTGCCCCTCTTGTGGTTATGGTGTTTACCTTTTCtaggttagtggcaaaaggcagTGCAACGGccaactgagctatttgtgattctatctttttattatagctaagttggttttttatggcagaagaaaaactatccattttagtgtTTATATTTTCTAAAACCTTATCATTAAAAAcaagctttttagaaatattctcattaatcttagcttgttctaagatcaagTCTCTTAAGGATGGTTGTTTAGGATTGGAAGAATTATAGTTTGGGTACTTACCTTGGGAATTTGagcgttgttgttgttgattccatccttgtctCTATTGTTGTGGAGCAGAGTTGACAATATTTGCGTCTTCTTGATATTCAGGGAAATCAACACCCAAATATTCTTCACATATGTTTTGGGAATTAAAGGCATCTTGTATGGCCTGatgatctttcttgtaattggctcaTTGTTCAAGCCAATTCAACAAGATGTCCATCTTAGTTGACAGTGCACAACCTCTTCTAGTGCTTCTTCGCTCTTATTGCATGTCTAAATGTTGCATTGAGACTAGCCTTGATTAGAGTctatcttttccataagagtttAAGCTTTaccaagggtgagtgacataaatgctcCTGCAGTAGTAGCAtctagttgttcatgagctttctgagttaatccatggtaaaagccttgcatgagcaaccaatcttccattccaTGATGAGGACAATGTGAAATATATTCTTGAAAATGTTCCCATGCTTCTAGAGTGGTTTTTCCTTTCTGCTATTGGAAGTTGGAAATATTTTATCTTAAGGCATTAGTCTTGCCTATTGGGaaaaactttgctagaaaggcatTCGAACATCTTGCCTATGTGTTGAtgttatctttg
The nucleotide sequence above comes from Miscanthus floridulus cultivar M001 chromosome 18, ASM1932011v1, whole genome shotgun sequence. Encoded proteins:
- the LOC136523905 gene encoding uncharacterized protein, with product MELLAHAIGGFAHGGHGGNGGNRGGAYGPKGPYSYQDFLKTHPPMFTPTAEPLDVEHWLCILEQKFLLLTITEEQKMRFAVQQLLGSASAWWNTFNAMQPVDHQVTWQEFTMAFREYYILTVVLNRKLTEFLDLRQGSMFMMDYVNKFNHLSQYAGTHVDTDEKKRDCFYRGLSCIL